Proteins encoded in a region of the Thermoplasmata archaeon genome:
- a CDS encoding phenylalanine--tRNA ligase subunit beta codes for MPVINFKYSDLCSIIGQDIPMEKLADRIPMIGADIEHAEAGCDDMSVEFFPDRPDLYSVEGTARGLRAFLDIEPGMKTYDVKESGMDVYIDKSVKDVRPYFLCGVVRDVNIDDNMLKSIMEMQEKLHTTIGRKRKKLAIGIHDLDKVCAPFTYRLAEPHSIRFVPLAKTEEMDMEEILTKHEKGRDYAHLLQGYKEYPIILDKDNNVLSFPPIINGSLTTVTTDTHNLFIDVTGFDRKAVKGALDIVCTSLAERGGKIESVTMHEDGNSFQSPDLSPKTYEISVAECNKYLGTALTSADMVKALRKMGMDASADGDRLSITVPPYRLDIMHKVDLFEDVGIGYGFENFGGSYSLVQTSGGLEPVNAFSEDIRDIMVGLGFMEVMTLTLINDKEEFEISRLPYIENVKVLNPITEDVTCLRSYLMPSLMNILRHNKHRDLPQKIFEVGNVVRDNLIQAHLCAMYTASKVSFTEIKSITESVLREMGCEYELKNTDIKTFIDGRGAEVCYKGKPIGMFGEMAIEVVTGYEITHPVAFMELDLESIIKDRKGTMF; via the coding sequence ATGCCTGTAATCAACTTCAAGTACAGCGACCTCTGCTCCATCATCGGACAGGACATCCCGATGGAGAAGCTCGCTGATAGGATACCCATGATCGGAGCCGACATAGAGCATGCCGAAGCCGGATGCGACGATATGTCGGTCGAATTCTTCCCGGACCGTCCCGACCTTTACAGTGTCGAAGGAACAGCAAGAGGTCTGAGGGCGTTCCTGGACATCGAGCCGGGAATGAAGACATACGATGTCAAAGAATCCGGAATGGATGTCTACATCGATAAGTCGGTCAAAGATGTAAGGCCCTATTTCCTGTGCGGAGTCGTCAGGGACGTGAACATCGACGACAATATGCTGAAGTCTATCATGGAGATGCAGGAGAAGCTCCATACCACCATCGGAAGGAAGAGGAAGAAGCTGGCGATAGGCATACATGACCTTGATAAGGTCTGCGCTCCGTTCACTTACAGGCTTGCGGAGCCCCATTCCATAAGGTTCGTCCCTCTTGCCAAGACGGAGGAGATGGATATGGAGGAGATCCTCACAAAACACGAGAAGGGCAGAGATTATGCCCATCTCCTTCAGGGATACAAGGAGTACCCCATCATCCTTGACAAGGACAACAACGTACTGTCATTCCCGCCCATCATTAACGGATCCCTTACAACGGTCACAACCGACACTCACAATCTGTTCATCGACGTCACCGGTTTCGACCGCAAAGCGGTCAAAGGTGCGTTGGACATAGTATGTACATCCTTGGCAGAGCGTGGAGGAAAGATCGAATCGGTCACCATGCATGAGGACGGCAACTCATTCCAGTCCCCAGACCTGTCACCCAAGACCTATGAGATATCGGTAGCTGAGTGCAACAAGTATCTCGGTACCGCACTCACTTCGGCAGACATGGTGAAGGCGCTGAGGAAGATGGGTATGGACGCATCTGCGGACGGGGACAGGCTCAGCATCACGGTCCCCCCTTACAGGCTGGATATCATGCACAAGGTAGATCTCTTCGAGGATGTAGGGATCGGATACGGTTTCGAGAACTTCGGAGGCAGCTACTCACTCGTTCAGACATCTGGAGGTTTGGAGCCGGTCAACGCATTCTCAGAGGATATCAGGGACATCATGGTCGGACTCGGATTCATGGAGGTCATGACCCTCACCCTGATCAACGACAAGGAAGAGTTCGAAATCTCCAGGCTCCCTTACATCGAGAACGTCAAGGTTTTGAATCCTATCACGGAGGACGTGACCTGCCTCAGGTCGTATCTGATGCCTAGTCTCATGAACATCCTCAGGCACAACAAGCACCGCGATCTTCCACAGAAGATATTCGAAGTGGGTAATGTCGTGAGGGACAATCTCATTCAGGCACATCTTTGTGCCATGTACACAGCATCCAAGGTCTCCTTCACCGAGATCAAATCCATCACGGAATCAGTTCTCAGGGAGATGGGATGCGAGTATGAGTTGAAGAACACTGACATCAAGACATTCATAGACGGACGCGGAGCGGAAGTCTGCTACAAAGGAAAACCGATCGGAATGTTCGGAGAGATGGCCATCGAGGTCGTCACCGGATATGAGATCACGCACCCTGTGGCCTTCATGGAACTCGATCTCGAGTCCATAATCAAGGACCGCAAGGGAACGATGTTCTGA
- a CDS encoding peroxiredoxin encodes MEVGDKFPSYKLQDENGEIFDSKQMKGKRYVLYFYPKDNTSGCTRQAVAFSQSLPKFEALGLTVIGVSKDSVASHRKFVDSKELTIKLLSDPEHKLLEEAGAWGTKMMYGKETTGTIRTTFIIGADGKVEAVWKKVKVDGHIEKVLEKAKSLL; translated from the coding sequence ATGGAAGTAGGTGACAAATTCCCCAGCTACAAGCTCCAAGATGAGAATGGAGAGATATTCGACAGCAAGCAGATGAAGGGCAAGAGGTACGTACTATACTTCTATCCGAAGGACAATACATCGGGCTGCACAAGGCAGGCAGTTGCCTTCAGTCAGAGTCTCCCCAAATTCGAGGCCCTTGGATTGACTGTAATAGGAGTCAGCAAGGATTCTGTGGCTTCACACAGGAAATTTGTCGACTCAAAAGAGCTGACGATCAAACTCCTCAGCGATCCTGAGCACAAGCTGCTCGAGGAGGCGGGTGCCTGGGGTACCAAGATGATGTACGGCAAGGAGACCACCGGCACCATCAGGACGACTTTCATCATCGGTGCAGATGGTAAGGTGGAGGCCGTCTGGAAGAAGGTCAAGGTCGACGGACACATCGAAAAAGTCTTAGAAAAGGCAAAATCTCTGCTATAA